The following are from one region of the Quercus robur chromosome 1, dhQueRobu3.1, whole genome shotgun sequence genome:
- the LOC126733244 gene encoding tetraspanin-3-like — protein MRSSNHLIGLLNFLTFLLSIPILGGGIWLSTRANNTDCLKFLQWPLIIIGVAIMVVSLAGFAGACYRNTFLMWLYLFAMFFIIAALLGFIIFAYVVTDKGSGRPVANRAYDDYYLQDYSGWLEQRVEDASYWAKISSCIRDSKVCSKLGRTVGGMPETGDMFVRRKLNPIESGCCKPPSDCGFVYNNETFWTPGTGMVTNTDCNNWNNDQAQLCYSCNSCKAGVLASLRKSWRKVSVINIVVLIILVITYVIAIAAFRNNRRIDNDEPSGEARMTKEKPSRIQLY, from the exons ATGAGAAGTAGTAACCATTTGATTGGACTGCTAAACTTCCTCACCTTCCTCCTCTCAATCCCAATCCTTGGAGGTGGGATATGGCTAAGCACAAGAGCCAACAACACTGACTGCCTCAAGTTCCTTCAATGGCCCCTGATCATTATTGGGGTTGCTATCATGGTGGTTTCTCTAGCTGGTTTCGCCGGAGCGTGTTACAGAAACACTTTCCTAATGTGGCTATACCTATTTGCCATGTTCTTCATCATAGCTGCGCTTTTAGGGTTCATTATCTTTGCCTATGTGGTCACGGACAAAGGGTCAGGCCGGCCTGTGGCGAACCGGGCTTACGATGACTATTATCTGCAGGACTACTCGGGCTGGCTGGAGCAGCGTGTAGAAGATGCTAGCTACTGGGCAAAGATTAGCTCTTGTATCAGAGACTCTAAGGTTTGCAGCAAGTTGGGGAGGACTGTAGGTGGTATGCCTGAAACTGGTGATATGTTTGTTCGTAGAAAGCTCAACCCTATTGAG TCTGGTTGCTGCAAGCCCCCCTCAGACTGTGGCTTCGTCTACAACAATGAGACGTTTTGGACCCCTGGAACAGGAATGGTAACCAACACTGACTGCAATAATTGGAACAATGACCAAGCGCAACTTTGCTATTCTTGTAACTCTTGCAAAGCTGGTGTGCTGGCTAGCCTCAGGAAGAGTTGGAGGAAGGTCTCAGTGATCAACATTGTTGTATTAATCATCCTGGTAATCACTTATGTGATTGCCATTGCAGCGTTTAGGAACAATCGCCGGATTGATAATGATGAACCTTCTGGCGAGGCAAGGATGACAAAGGAAAAACCTAGTAGGATCCAGCTTTACTAA
- the LOC126733220 gene encoding tRNA-splicing endonuclease subunit Sen2-1-like isoform X3, which produces MEPRWKGKGFKAKALAEPMSKIVSQLQSSLIQSDAHGLLTGCTVLIAVKPEQTDLLDRACFGKRIVTAEKDNEWFQLGLEEAFYLCFSLKCLKVVGDDKCPKNDVELWQCMISRKPNFPDFYKAYSHLRMKNWVVKSGLNYGVDFVAYRHHPSLVHSEYAVLVLSEGEDEGNGRLRLWSDLHCTTRVSGSVVKTLLVLRITKNGNDVASPSCLEKYTVVERTIRRWHPEQCREDNMIGENRTKQQEALGKASLKTKFTQKHDVKLKPGLVGIERAVSQF; this is translated from the exons ATGGAGCCCAGATGGAAAGGGAAGGGCTTCAAAGCTAAAGCTCTTGCAGAGCCCATGTCAAAGATAGTATCCCAGCTGCAGTCTTCGCTAATTCAATCAGATGCTCATGGATTGCTTACTGGGTGTACTGTACTCATAGCTGTAAAACCAGAGCAAACTGATCTTCTTGACCGTGCATGTTTTGGTAAACGCATTGTTACAGCTGAAAAGGATAATGAGTGGTTTCAGCTGGGTCTAGAAGAAGCCTTTTACCTATGTTTTTCGTTAAAGTGTCTCAAGGTTGTAGGTGATGATAAGTGTCCAAAGAATGATGTAGAGCTATGGCAGTGCATGATATCCCGAAAACCGAATTTCCCTGATTTCTACAAGGCTTATTCTCATCTTCGGATGAAGAATTGGGTTGTCAAGTCAGGTTTGAATTATGGAGTGGATTTTGTTGCCTACCGGCACCACCCGTCTCTGGTCCATTCTGAATATGCTGTGCTTGTGTTATCGGAAGGAGAGGATGAGGGAAATGGCCGGTTGAGGTTGTGGTCTGATCTTCATTGCACTACTCGAGTTAGTGGAAGTGTTGTGAAGACACTTTTGGTTCTTAGGATCACTAAAAATGGTAATGATGTTGCCTCTCCATCATGTTTGGAAAAATACACTGTTGTAGAGCGAACTATCAGGAGATGGCATCCAGAACAATGCCGTGAAGATAATATGATAGGGGAAAACAGAACCAA GCAACAAGAAGCTCTTGGAAAAGCAAGTTTAAAGACCAAATTTACTCAAAAACATGATGTGAAATTGAAGCCAGGCCTAGTTGGAATTGAACGAG CAGTTTCTCAGTTTTGA
- the LOC126733220 gene encoding tRNA-splicing endonuclease subunit Sen2-1-like isoform X2 produces MEPRWKGKGFKAKALAEPMSKIVSQLQSSLIQSDAHGLLTGCTVLIAVKPEQTDLLDRACFGKRIVTAEKDNEWFQLGLEEAFYLCFSLKCLKVVGDDKCPKNDVELWQCMISRKPNFPDFYKAYSHLRMKNWVVKSGLNYGVDFVAYRHHPSLVHSEYAVLVLSEGEDEGNGRLRLWSDLHCTTRVSGSVVKTLLVLRITKNGNDVASPSCLEKYTVVERTIRRWHPEQCREDNMIGENRTKQQEALGKASLKTKFTQKHDVKLKPGLVGIERVLHMHVKKPFGPKSEASWLFVSFLVAVSQF; encoded by the exons ATGGAGCCCAGATGGAAAGGGAAGGGCTTCAAAGCTAAAGCTCTTGCAGAGCCCATGTCAAAGATAGTATCCCAGCTGCAGTCTTCGCTAATTCAATCAGATGCTCATGGATTGCTTACTGGGTGTACTGTACTCATAGCTGTAAAACCAGAGCAAACTGATCTTCTTGACCGTGCATGTTTTGGTAAACGCATTGTTACAGCTGAAAAGGATAATGAGTGGTTTCAGCTGGGTCTAGAAGAAGCCTTTTACCTATGTTTTTCGTTAAAGTGTCTCAAGGTTGTAGGTGATGATAAGTGTCCAAAGAATGATGTAGAGCTATGGCAGTGCATGATATCCCGAAAACCGAATTTCCCTGATTTCTACAAGGCTTATTCTCATCTTCGGATGAAGAATTGGGTTGTCAAGTCAGGTTTGAATTATGGAGTGGATTTTGTTGCCTACCGGCACCACCCGTCTCTGGTCCATTCTGAATATGCTGTGCTTGTGTTATCGGAAGGAGAGGATGAGGGAAATGGCCGGTTGAGGTTGTGGTCTGATCTTCATTGCACTACTCGAGTTAGTGGAAGTGTTGTGAAGACACTTTTGGTTCTTAGGATCACTAAAAATGGTAATGATGTTGCCTCTCCATCATGTTTGGAAAAATACACTGTTGTAGAGCGAACTATCAGGAGATGGCATCCAGAACAATGCCGTGAAGATAATATGATAGGGGAAAACAGAACCAA GCAACAAGAAGCTCTTGGAAAAGCAAGTTTAAAGACCAAATTTACTCAAAAACATGATGTGAAATTGAAGCCAGGCCTAGTTGGAATTGAACGAG TTCTTCATATGCACGTAAAGAAACCGTTTGGTCCTAAATCAGAGGCCTCTTGGCTGTTTGTGTCCTTTCTTGTAGCAGTTTCTCAGTTTTGA
- the LOC126733220 gene encoding tRNA-splicing endonuclease subunit Sen2-1-like isoform X4 — MEPRWKGKGFKAKALAEPMSKIVSQLQSSLIQSDAHGLLTGCTVLIAVKPEQTDLLDRACFGKRIVTAEKDNEWFQLGLEEAFYLCFSLKCLKVVGDDKCPKNDVELWQCMISRKPNFPDFYKAYSHLRMKNWVVKSGLNYGVDFVAYRHHPSLVHSEYAVLVLSEGEDEGNGRLRLWSDLHCTTRVSGSVVKTLLVLRITKNGNDVASPSCLEKYTVVERTIRRWHPEQCREDNMIGENRTKQQEALGKASLKTKFTQKHDVKLKPGLVGIERVSQF; from the exons ATGGAGCCCAGATGGAAAGGGAAGGGCTTCAAAGCTAAAGCTCTTGCAGAGCCCATGTCAAAGATAGTATCCCAGCTGCAGTCTTCGCTAATTCAATCAGATGCTCATGGATTGCTTACTGGGTGTACTGTACTCATAGCTGTAAAACCAGAGCAAACTGATCTTCTTGACCGTGCATGTTTTGGTAAACGCATTGTTACAGCTGAAAAGGATAATGAGTGGTTTCAGCTGGGTCTAGAAGAAGCCTTTTACCTATGTTTTTCGTTAAAGTGTCTCAAGGTTGTAGGTGATGATAAGTGTCCAAAGAATGATGTAGAGCTATGGCAGTGCATGATATCCCGAAAACCGAATTTCCCTGATTTCTACAAGGCTTATTCTCATCTTCGGATGAAGAATTGGGTTGTCAAGTCAGGTTTGAATTATGGAGTGGATTTTGTTGCCTACCGGCACCACCCGTCTCTGGTCCATTCTGAATATGCTGTGCTTGTGTTATCGGAAGGAGAGGATGAGGGAAATGGCCGGTTGAGGTTGTGGTCTGATCTTCATTGCACTACTCGAGTTAGTGGAAGTGTTGTGAAGACACTTTTGGTTCTTAGGATCACTAAAAATGGTAATGATGTTGCCTCTCCATCATGTTTGGAAAAATACACTGTTGTAGAGCGAACTATCAGGAGATGGCATCCAGAACAATGCCGTGAAGATAATATGATAGGGGAAAACAGAACCAA GCAACAAGAAGCTCTTGGAAAAGCAAGTTTAAAGACCAAATTTACTCAAAAACATGATGTGAAATTGAAGCCAGGCCTAGTTGGAATTGAACGAG TTTCTCAGTTTTGA
- the LOC126733220 gene encoding tRNA-splicing endonuclease subunit Sen2-1-like isoform X1, which yields MEPRWKGKGFKAKALAEPMSKIVSQLQSSLIQSDAHGLLTGCTVLIAVKPEQTDLLDRACFGKRIVTAEKDNEWFQLGLEEAFYLCFSLKCLKVVGDDKCPKNDVELWQCMISRKPNFPDFYKAYSHLRMKNWVVKSGLNYGVDFVAYRHHPSLVHSEYAVLVLSEGEDEGNGRLRLWSDLHCTTRVSGSVVKTLLVLRITKNGNDVASPSCLEKYTVVERTIRRWHPEQCREDNMIGENRTKQQEALGKASLKTKFTQKHDVKLKPGLVGIERGQKCLGLAKCGELILAKKKMFVGNLEMHLY from the exons ATGGAGCCCAGATGGAAAGGGAAGGGCTTCAAAGCTAAAGCTCTTGCAGAGCCCATGTCAAAGATAGTATCCCAGCTGCAGTCTTCGCTAATTCAATCAGATGCTCATGGATTGCTTACTGGGTGTACTGTACTCATAGCTGTAAAACCAGAGCAAACTGATCTTCTTGACCGTGCATGTTTTGGTAAACGCATTGTTACAGCTGAAAAGGATAATGAGTGGTTTCAGCTGGGTCTAGAAGAAGCCTTTTACCTATGTTTTTCGTTAAAGTGTCTCAAGGTTGTAGGTGATGATAAGTGTCCAAAGAATGATGTAGAGCTATGGCAGTGCATGATATCCCGAAAACCGAATTTCCCTGATTTCTACAAGGCTTATTCTCATCTTCGGATGAAGAATTGGGTTGTCAAGTCAGGTTTGAATTATGGAGTGGATTTTGTTGCCTACCGGCACCACCCGTCTCTGGTCCATTCTGAATATGCTGTGCTTGTGTTATCGGAAGGAGAGGATGAGGGAAATGGCCGGTTGAGGTTGTGGTCTGATCTTCATTGCACTACTCGAGTTAGTGGAAGTGTTGTGAAGACACTTTTGGTTCTTAGGATCACTAAAAATGGTAATGATGTTGCCTCTCCATCATGTTTGGAAAAATACACTGTTGTAGAGCGAACTATCAGGAGATGGCATCCAGAACAATGCCGTGAAGATAATATGATAGGGGAAAACAGAACCAA GCAACAAGAAGCTCTTGGAAAAGCAAGTTTAAAGACCAAATTTACTCAAAAACATGATGTGAAATTGAAGCCAGGCCTAGTTGGAATTGAACGAG GACAAAAATGTTTGGGGTTAGCAAAATGTGGAGAATTAATTTTGgccaaaaagaaaatgtttgtgGGAAATTTGGAAATGCATTTGTATTGA